A genomic region of Diceros bicornis minor isolate mBicDic1 chromosome 39, mDicBic1.mat.cur, whole genome shotgun sequence contains the following coding sequences:
- the CITED2 gene encoding cbp/p300-interacting transactivator 2, giving the protein MADHMMAMNHGRFPDGTNGLHHHPAHRMGMGQFPSPHHHQQQQPQHPFNALMGEHIHYGAGNMNATSGIRHAMGPGTVNGGHPPSALAPAARFNNSQFMGPPVASQGGSLPASMQLQKLNNQYFNHHPYPHNHYMPDLHPAAGHQMNGTNQHFRDCNPKHSGGSSTPGGAGGSGTPGSGGSSGGAGSSNSGGGGGSNMPASVAHVPAAMLPPNVIDTDFIDEEVLMSLVIEMGLDRIKELPELWLGQNEFDFMTDFVCKQQPSRVSC; this is encoded by the coding sequence ATGGCAGACCACATGATGGCTATGAACCACGGGCGCTTCCCCGACGGCACCAACGGGCTGCACCACCACCCTGCCCACCGTATGGGCATGGGGCAGTTCCCGAGCCCCCatcaccaccagcagcagcagccccagcACCCCTTCAACGCCCTGATGGGCGAGCACATACACTACGGCGCGGGCAACATGAATGCCACGAGCGGCATCAGGCACGCCATGGGGCCGGGGACTGTGAACGGAGGGCACCCCCCGAGCGCGCTGGCCCCCGCGGCCAGGTTTAACAACTCCCAGTTCATGGGCCCCCCGGTGGCCAGCCAGGGAGGCTCCCTGCCGGCCAGCATGCAGTTGCAGAAGCTCAACAACCAGTATTTCAACCATCACCCCTACCCCCACAACCACTACATGCCGGATTTGCACCCTGCTGCAGGCCACCAGATGAACGGGACAAACCAGCACTTCCGAGATTGCAACCCCAAGCACAGCGGCGGCAGCAGCACCCCGGGCGGCGCGGGCGGCAGCGGCACCCCCGGCTCCGGCGGCTCCTCCGGCGGCGCGGGCAGCAGCaacagcggcggcggcggcggcagcaacATGCCCGCCTCCGTGGCCCACGTCCCTGCTGCAATGCTGCCGCCCAATGTCATAGACACTGATTTCATCGACGAGGAGGTGCTCATGTCCCTAGTGATAGAAATGGGCTTGGACCGCATCAAGGAGCTGCCCGAACTCTGGCTGGGCCAAAACGAGTTTGATTTTATGACGGACTTCGTGTGCAAACAGCAGCCCAGCAGAGTGAGCTGTTGA